The following proteins are co-located in the candidate division WOR-3 bacterium genome:
- a CDS encoding secondary thiamine-phosphate synthase enzyme YjbQ has product MESLTINTQKLTELIDITAQISRLVEKSRIRSGICILYVPHTTAGITINESYDPDVAEDITALLNRLIPSDLSYRHTEGNADAHIKSVLIGTSLVIPIEDHRLALGRWQGIFFCEFDGPRTRECRVKIIGDRNKSKSQEEK; this is encoded by the coding sequence ATGGAATCGCTGACGATTAATACCCAAAAGCTCACTGAACTGATTGATATCACAGCGCAGATTAGCCGGCTTGTAGAAAAGAGCCGTATCCGCTCCGGTATCTGTATCCTATATGTACCGCATACGACTGCGGGCATTACGATCAACGAAAGTTATGACCCGGATGTGGCTGAAGATATCACTGCGCTGCTCAACCGGCTCATCCCGTCGGATCTGTCCTACCGCCACACTGAAGGTAATGCCGACGCCCATATTAAATCGGTGCTCATCGGCACCTCTCTGGTGATCCCGATTGAAGACCACCGGCTGGCACTGGGGCGGTGGCAGGGGATATTTTTCTGTGAATTTGACGGACCCAGAACCAGGGAATGTCGAGTAAAGATTATCGGCGATAGAAATAAATCAAAATCACAGGAGGAAAAATGA
- a CDS encoding alanine--glyoxylate aminotransferase family protein has protein sequence MTHKKLFVPGPTEVREEILKAQAQWMIGHRSKEFGDLNHRCIEKTRQILKTNNYVFWWTASGTGLMEGAIRNVVRKKVLHTINGAFSDRWFKISQACGKEPGAVRVEWGKAVRPELVDAELAKGGYEAVTITQNETSTGVRAPIEELATMIREKYPDVLILVDAVSSLMGDWFDIDRLGLDVVVASSQKCVALPPGLAVAIVSPRAMEKCRTIPDRGYYFDYEAMLKRYEKDHQTPTTPAISLFWALDKELDYILAEGMEKRYQRHLEMAKFTREWAKKYFAVFPEPGYESVTLTTVTNTRGISVKDLNTALGERGMQISNGYGDLKEKTFRIAHMGDLTLNDIQEVTQAIVDILKL, from the coding sequence ATGACACATAAAAAACTTTTTGTCCCCGGACCAACTGAGGTGCGGGAAGAAATACTTAAGGCTCAGGCACAGTGGATGATCGGCCACCGATCCAAGGAGTTTGGTGACCTCAACCACCGGTGCATAGAAAAGACCCGCCAGATCCTCAAAACCAATAACTATGTATTCTGGTGGACTGCCTCCGGAACCGGACTGATGGAAGGCGCTATCCGCAATGTTGTCCGTAAAAAGGTACTACATACCATTAATGGCGCCTTTTCCGACCGCTGGTTCAAAATCTCCCAGGCGTGCGGCAAAGAACCGGGCGCGGTGCGGGTGGAGTGGGGTAAGGCGGTCCGGCCGGAACTGGTTGATGCCGAACTGGCTAAGGGGGGGTATGAAGCGGTAACCATCACCCAGAACGAGACCTCAACCGGTGTGCGGGCACCGATCGAGGAGCTCGCCACCATGATCCGGGAAAAATATCCCGATGTCCTGATTTTAGTCGATGCGGTCTCAAGTCTGATGGGCGACTGGTTTGACATCGACCGGCTTGGTCTGGATGTGGTGGTTGCATCAAGCCAGAAGTGCGTAGCACTCCCACCGGGTCTGGCGGTGGCAATCGTTTCCCCACGGGCAATGGAAAAATGCCGGACAATTCCCGATCGTGGCTACTACTTCGACTACGAGGCGATGCTCAAGCGCTATGAAAAGGACCACCAGACACCCACCACACCCGCAATCTCCCTTTTCTGGGCACTGGACAAGGAACTGGACTACATCCTTGCTGAAGGCATGGAAAAGCGGTATCAGCGCCATCTGGAAATGGCAAAATTCACCCGGGAATGGGCGAAAAAATACTTTGCGGTATTCCCGGAGCCGGGCTACGAATCGGTCACCCTCACAACCGTTACTAATACCCGGGGTATCAGCGTCAAGGATCTGAACACCGCTCTCGGCGAGCGGGGCATGCAGATCTCAAACGGCTACGGTGACCTTAAGGAAAAAACCTTCCGGATTGCCCATATGGGAGATCTGACATTAAACGATATTCAGGAAGTTACACAGGCGATCGTTGACATTCTGAAACTGTGA
- a CDS encoding Rne/Rng family ribonuclease, whose translation MKVRTKIVISANEWETRVAVFEQDRLVEFYIERAEQQNLVGRIYKGRVENVVKGLRGAFVNIGLRKNGFLPLTEIPEFDILEGDEIEEADTGTSRSRVPEKLPARTITLREGEEILVQVVKDPFAEKGARLTSLVSVPGRYLVYFPNAQRIGISRRIADRRERSRLRDAVRQFKNPQAGLIIRTVAQEASVDDLRREYQELERTWEEIRQKAEQHSAPALLYEEPSIALKVVRDLLSEQVEKVLVDYEPVYQQLLSYVSRVAPRFRRRIEHYQGEVPLLEFTGVEAELERLFHKRIWLKGGGFITIDQTEAMVAIDVNTGRSAQEEDPEKLIFETNLEAAAEIARQIRLRDLAGLIIIDFIDMQDPKNTERVVQELKNHLAHDRAKSDFSKMSRFGLLEMTRERTRPGMMYLLFETCPVCQGSGRVRSRSEVAMRIERLILTRLPKLRGRKVRILASPMMTEFLTTEWFERLSEFARRYELAIDVKTDYQLAPTEFKLLTESG comes from the coding sequence ATGAAAGTAAGAACGAAAATTGTCATCAGTGCCAATGAATGGGAAACCAGAGTTGCGGTCTTTGAACAGGACCGGCTGGTTGAGTTCTACATTGAACGGGCAGAACAGCAGAATCTCGTCGGCCGGATTTACAAGGGAAGGGTAGAAAATGTGGTCAAGGGCCTGCGTGGTGCCTTTGTCAACATTGGTCTGCGCAAAAACGGTTTTCTGCCCCTGACCGAAATTCCGGAGTTTGATATCCTGGAAGGTGATGAAATTGAAGAGGCGGACACCGGCACGAGCCGGAGCCGGGTACCGGAAAAACTGCCCGCCCGCACGATCACTCTGCGCGAAGGTGAGGAAATCCTGGTTCAGGTCGTCAAGGACCCGTTTGCGGAGAAGGGTGCCCGACTGACATCACTGGTCTCGGTCCCCGGTCGTTACCTCGTTTACTTTCCCAACGCTCAGCGAATCGGCATCTCCCGCCGGATTGCCGACCGCCGTGAACGGAGCCGGTTGCGCGATGCGGTCCGCCAGTTCAAGAACCCGCAGGCCGGTCTGATCATCCGCACCGTAGCACAGGAAGCTTCAGTTGATGACCTGAGGCGGGAATACCAGGAGCTGGAACGAACCTGGGAGGAAATCAGACAGAAGGCAGAACAGCACAGTGCACCGGCGCTGCTTTATGAAGAACCCTCAATCGCCCTCAAGGTCGTTCGTGATCTCCTGAGTGAGCAGGTGGAAAAGGTGCTGGTGGACTACGAACCGGTCTATCAGCAGCTGCTCAGCTATGTCAGCCGGGTAGCACCCCGTTTCCGGCGCCGGATTGAACATTATCAGGGTGAAGTCCCGCTTCTGGAATTCACCGGTGTTGAAGCGGAACTGGAACGGCTGTTTCACAAACGCATCTGGCTCAAGGGGGGTGGTTTCATTACTATCGACCAGACTGAGGCGATGGTCGCTATTGATGTCAATACCGGCCGGTCCGCCCAGGAGGAGGACCCGGAAAAACTGATCTTTGAGACCAATCTGGAAGCGGCCGCGGAAATCGCCCGCCAGATCCGGCTGCGCGATCTTGCCGGATTGATCATCATTGATTTCATCGACATGCAGGATCCGAAAAACACCGAACGGGTAGTACAGGAACTGAAGAATCATCTGGCACATGACCGGGCAAAATCGGATTTTTCCAAAATGAGCCGGTTCGGATTACTGGAGATGACCCGGGAACGAACCCGGCCCGGAATGATGTATCTGCTCTTTGAAACCTGTCCGGTCTGTCAGGGATCAGGCCGGGTGCGTTCTCGGTCCGAAGTGGCAATGCGGATTGAACGCCTCATCCTCACCCGGCTCCCAAAACTCCGGGGTCGAAAGGTCCGTATTCTCGCTTCTCCCATGATGACCGAATTCCTCACCACCGAATGGTTCGAACGACTATCTGAGTTTGCCCGGCGCTACGAACTGGCAATTGATGTCAAAACCGATTACCAGTTGGCACCAACCGAATTCAAGCTTCTTACTGAATCCGGTTAA
- a CDS encoding TIGR03960 family B12-binding radical SAM protein, producing MNEQLNEVLPLVTKPVRYTGGEYNAYYTGSGSEQVRWVLVMPEVYEIGMSNYGLRILYSILNRLDGVSCQRSYVPWPDFGDLLRAKQLPLYALESGQPLNEFDIIGVSLQSELSYTNLLYLLDLARVPRHRSERGDSDPLIIAGGPCTVNPLPLVDFVDVFVIGDGEDVVREISAVYADWNRKNRDELLSRLARLRGLFVPGYTDIRNQRVERRIVSQLREEDFPFPPIVPICEITHDRLTVEIARGCGRGCRFCQAGMINRPVRFRDVDQIVRLAERGIRASGWEEVSLLALSALDYPYLLELVQRLNQRLFRRRVSISLPSTRGEDFTPELAINLQEVKKAGLTFAPETASSRLRSFINKNISEIKILESIRNALDAGWGGIKLYFMIGLPGETEEDVREIARFVLEVARLCRSRTVRFNLTPFIPKPHTPLQWAGFADITETREKIALLKDMLSRRNIKPKWENPECSWVQALLARGDEKLGQVIERVYEAGGIYQEWTEFFNFTRWQEALAACAVDPSPYLKEQHPAAQLPWEFINVGVSRQFLLQEFERAKAGIETPDCLTGGCTGCGACNSPAPERPHPPSSTANTSGFGHLNAGTIEQLKKRLRLKYVVDEPFRFAAHLDRVRAFYRSLRRSELPVLYTRGFAPKPMLSFGPPLPVGVLSDGEYVDLFLDFQYSGNIARDLGPFLPRGIRIVAAQAVPRSAPSLGELINLGRYEIRIPPALTLPENQPLPAGVRRLQVRSDRTLLLDLTIAPGVKLFPVVAALLGITESEARALKVKRLDCLIFSDGSLRTPLGENIT from the coding sequence ATGAATGAGCAGCTAAACGAGGTTCTACCCCTCGTCACCAAACCAGTCCGCTACACCGGCGGCGAATACAACGCCTATTATACCGGCTCGGGCAGTGAGCAGGTCCGCTGGGTGCTGGTAATGCCCGAGGTTTATGAAATTGGTATGTCCAACTACGGCCTCAGAATACTGTATTCCATTCTCAACCGCCTGGATGGAGTCAGCTGTCAGCGCTCTTATGTTCCCTGGCCCGACTTTGGCGATCTGCTCCGGGCAAAACAACTGCCGCTTTATGCCCTGGAATCAGGACAGCCCCTGAATGAGTTTGACATCATCGGCGTTTCGCTCCAGAGCGAACTTTCCTACACCAACCTGCTCTATCTCCTTGATCTCGCCCGTGTCCCGCGGCACCGTTCTGAACGTGGCGATTCCGATCCGCTCATTATTGCCGGTGGACCCTGCACTGTCAATCCGCTGCCCCTGGTGGATTTTGTTGATGTGTTTGTCATCGGTGACGGCGAGGATGTGGTACGGGAAATCAGCGCGGTGTATGCCGACTGGAACCGCAAAAACCGGGACGAACTTCTATCCCGCCTTGCCCGGCTCCGGGGTCTGTTTGTCCCCGGCTATACCGACATCCGGAACCAGCGGGTGGAACGCCGTATTGTATCTCAGCTCCGGGAGGAAGACTTTCCTTTCCCGCCCATTGTCCCGATCTGTGAAATCACCCACGACCGTCTCACCGTCGAGATCGCCCGCGGCTGTGGCCGGGGTTGTCGGTTCTGCCAGGCAGGCATGATCAACCGCCCCGTCCGATTCCGTGATGTGGACCAGATCGTCCGGCTGGCGGAACGGGGAATCCGTGCCTCCGGGTGGGAGGAAGTTTCCCTCCTTGCCCTCTCGGCTCTGGATTATCCCTATCTGCTGGAGCTGGTTCAGCGGCTGAATCAGCGTCTGTTCAGACGACGGGTTTCCATCTCCCTGCCATCAACGCGTGGTGAGGACTTCACTCCGGAGCTGGCGATCAATCTGCAGGAGGTAAAGAAGGCAGGCTTGACCTTTGCACCGGAAACCGCCTCTTCCCGGCTCCGCTCATTTATCAACAAGAATATTTCCGAAATAAAAATTCTGGAGTCAATCCGCAATGCTCTGGATGCCGGCTGGGGCGGAATCAAACTCTATTTCATGATCGGACTGCCGGGGGAAACCGAAGAGGATGTCCGGGAGATTGCCCGGTTCGTCCTCGAAGTCGCCCGGCTGTGCCGGAGCCGGACTGTGCGTTTCAACCTCACCCCGTTCATCCCCAAACCCCACACCCCGTTGCAGTGGGCAGGATTCGCCGACATTACCGAAACCCGGGAAAAGATCGCTCTGCTCAAGGACATGCTCTCAAGGCGCAATATCAAGCCCAAATGGGAGAATCCGGAATGTTCCTGGGTTCAGGCGCTGCTTGCCCGGGGAGATGAAAAACTGGGTCAGGTGATTGAACGGGTATATGAGGCCGGAGGCATCTATCAGGAATGGACCGAGTTCTTCAATTTCACCCGCTGGCAGGAGGCACTTGCCGCCTGCGCTGTCGACCCGAGTCCCTACCTTAAGGAACAGCACCCGGCAGCACAACTCCCCTGGGAATTCATTAATGTCGGAGTCAGCCGGCAGTTTCTTCTTCAGGAGTTTGAACGGGCAAAGGCTGGGATTGAAACCCCGGACTGCCTGACCGGAGGCTGCACCGGCTGTGGTGCCTGCAATAGTCCAGCACCAGAACGCCCGCATCCGCCATCGAGCACAGCCAATACATCCGGTTTCGGCCACCTCAATGCCGGAACGATAGAACAGCTGAAAAAGCGGCTACGGTTGAAATATGTGGTTGATGAACCGTTTCGTTTTGCCGCTCATCTTGATCGTGTCCGCGCCTTCTACCGTTCACTGCGCCGGAGCGAACTTCCGGTTCTATACACCCGCGGCTTTGCCCCAAAACCGATGCTTTCCTTCGGACCACCCCTGCCGGTCGGCGTGCTTTCGGATGGCGAATATGTCGATCTGTTTCTTGACTTTCAGTATTCGGGCAACATCGCCCGCGACCTCGGGCCATTTTTGCCCCGTGGCATCCGGATCGTTGCCGCCCAGGCGGTTCCCCGGAGTGCGCCATCCCTCGGCGAACTGATCAATCTCGGTCGATATGAAATCCGGATTCCGCCGGCACTCACCCTGCCTGAAAATCAGCCACTTCCCGCCGGAGTCCGCCGCCTTCAGGTACGGTCCGATCGCACCCTGCTGCTTGACCTGACCATCGCACCGGGCGTTAAACTGTTCCCGGTGGTGGCAGCTCTCCTGGGCATCACCGAATCGGAGGCAAGAGCTCTGAAGGTAAAACGCCTGGACTGTCTCATTTTCTCCGACGGCTCACTGCGGACTCCGCTGGGCGAAAACATCACTTGA
- the thiL gene encoding thiamine-phosphate kinase, producing MRINQLGEQGLIRIIQRQVHSRGNLQLGIGDDALILKDGSTVLTTDTYAEGVHFDLSYMSYYDVGTRCACAALSDVVAMGGEPKVLLVGLAVPQETDLRAIRQLYQGLERICKEMGCEIGGGDIIALDRLVIALTALGRAAVPVLRSGAQPGDYLYLTGYTGLAETGRLILAGRARLPAYTAGIRLAVQRHLCPVPRLQVMRALRLRMSALIDTSDGLGTDARQLSTQSRVKIVIEPDWLPIHPVTLQLCQEQRRSPLEFALSAGEDYELLFTCRSSPPSIVKGVKITRIGRVEKGRGFYIKKGENKIVPLKITGYDHLVV from the coding sequence GTGCGAATTAACCAGTTAGGAGAACAAGGACTGATCAGAATAATTCAGCGGCAGGTCCACAGCCGGGGTAATCTTCAGCTGGGGATTGGTGATGACGCTCTGATTCTGAAGGATGGCAGTACGGTTCTGACTACAGACACCTACGCCGAAGGGGTGCATTTTGATTTAAGTTATATGAGTTATTATGATGTGGGCACAAGATGTGCATGTGCTGCGCTTTCTGATGTAGTGGCGATGGGCGGTGAGCCCAAGGTGCTGCTGGTGGGGCTGGCGGTACCGCAGGAAACAGATTTGCGTGCGATAAGGCAGTTGTACCAGGGGCTGGAGCGGATATGCAAAGAGATGGGGTGTGAGATCGGTGGCGGGGACATCATCGCTTTAGACCGGCTGGTGATCGCACTAACCGCATTGGGCAGAGCAGCGGTACCTGTGCTCCGTTCCGGGGCGCAACCCGGTGATTACCTTTATCTGACCGGTTATACCGGGCTTGCCGAGACCGGCAGACTGATACTTGCCGGAAGAGCAAGATTACCGGCATATACTGCAGGAATACGGTTGGCGGTTCAACGTCATCTTTGTCCCGTACCCAGACTGCAGGTGATGCGCGCTCTGAGGTTGAGGATGTCGGCATTAATTGATACCTCAGATGGTCTGGGGACCGACGCCCGGCAGCTGAGTACTCAGAGCAGGGTTAAAATTGTGATCGAGCCGGATTGGTTGCCGATTCATCCGGTGACGCTTCAATTGTGTCAAGAACAGAGGAGGAGCCCTTTAGAGTTCGCCCTGAGCGCAGGCGAGGATTATGAACTGTTGTTTACCTGCAGAAGTAGCCCGCCGTCAATTGTTAAGGGTGTAAAGATCACAAGGATTGGCAGGGTGGAAAAGGGCAGAGGTTTTTATATTAAAAAAGGAGAAAACAAAATAGTTCCACTGAAAATTACCGGTTACGACCACCTTGTCGTTTAA
- a CDS encoding DUF167 domain-containing protein: MVRVKVRVKPGSTKNQVVRNPDGSLIVAVREPPVEGRANRAAAELLATFFRVPKSAVRLVAGTHSRQKVYEIGV, encoded by the coding sequence ATGGTGCGGGTCAAGGTTCGGGTGAAGCCCGGTTCCACCAAGAACCAGGTTGTGCGTAATCCGGATGGAAGTCTGATAGTTGCGGTCCGGGAACCACCGGTTGAAGGCAGGGCGAATCGGGCAGCCGCAGAACTGCTCGCCACCTTTTTCCGGGTACCAAAGTCCGCGGTCCGGCTGGTGGCGGGCACCCACTCGCGTCAGAAAGTTTATGAGATCGGTGTTTAA
- the nrdR gene encoding transcriptional regulator NrdR translates to MKCPYCSCEEDKVLDSRPVQDGNAIRRRRECLKCGRRFTTYEYVERMPLMVIKRDGRHEPYDRQKVVNGIVLACRKRPVGRNEIERVVDALERRLEEEGRVEVSSAEIGELVLEQLIEIDPVAYVRFASVYRQFTSPEQFVEELRKIKKEARGVRGE, encoded by the coding sequence ATGAAGTGTCCATACTGTTCATGTGAAGAGGATAAGGTTTTGGACTCGAGGCCGGTTCAGGATGGGAATGCGATCCGTCGCAGAAGGGAGTGCTTAAAGTGCGGCAGGCGGTTTACAACTTATGAGTATGTAGAGCGAATGCCTTTAATGGTGATTAAACGTGATGGCAGGCATGAGCCATATGACCGGCAGAAGGTGGTGAACGGTATTGTGCTTGCCTGTCGGAAGCGGCCGGTGGGCAGAAATGAGATTGAGCGGGTTGTGGACGCACTGGAGCGCCGGTTGGAAGAGGAAGGCAGGGTCGAAGTGAGTTCCGCTGAGATTGGCGAACTGGTGCTTGAGCAGTTGATTGAGATTGACCCGGTAGCCTATGTCCGGTTTGCGTCAGTCTACCGGCAGTTTACCAGTCCAGAACAGTTTGTTGAGGAGCTGAGAAAAATAAAGAAGGAGGCAAGAGGTGTCAGAGGAGAATAA
- the nrdD gene encoding anaerobic ribonucleoside-triphosphate reductase, whose translation MSEENNHQEPKLQQARLPAAGGNPSDEGRPNKWHFRKVQKRSGELVDFDIDKLAGSIFNAARSVGGEDYNRARWLAERVVEYLYAQRGPHIPTVEEIGDAVEKVLVEYGHAQTAKAYILKREERARARRLEAVRVKPMLFGKRDTTEFALFVRSSDDTIRKWDRSRISRALVREAGLEPEIAEEIAREVEEMIVDANVRRVTSSLVRELVNAKLVERGLEEARRRHARLGVPIADVENLILYKNRENANTPHNPEATNMTLAEWTLKQFALSSVFDADIADAHTRGDIHLHDLGFINRPYCSGQSLEYVKKFGLNLPNALSMAKPARHPETLLAHMVKFSAALQGHFAGAIGWDAVNIFFAPFLVGMSDKEIHQLAQMLVFEYSQQNVARGGQAIFSDINLYWEMPAHFAEVPAIGPGGEYTGKKYGEYLNEAQRFVWAIFDVYRDGDGSGRPFFFPKPLVHITENFFRTPHYQDFLNHIADVAAEKGNTYFVFDRGKTAKISECCRLSFKLDEHDMNDARTPWKMRYCALQNVTINLPRVAFLANHDDEVLFSLLRERMEMVARAHEEKRTFIEKLLALKSEGPLALLTMDADGEPYLRMHRVTYLVGVLGLNEMVQYHLGKELHESEEAFRFGLKVMAFLNLECRRLAAEHKMRLVIEQTPAESTAFRLAKLDLELYPEQAQQVVKGDLQSGAVYYTNSTYLNIGAAIDPIERVYLEGKFHDMIEAGALTHVWLADSRPPKEAIANFVLKTYHRTRNAQIAFSPEFTTCARCHRTSRGLNATCPYCHSAEVDYITRVTGYFSRVSGWNAGKKQELKDRFKSDLININPVRVPILRFQEL comes from the coding sequence GTGTCAGAGGAGAATAATCACCAGGAACCCAAGTTGCAGCAGGCGCGGCTGCCGGCAGCAGGGGGAAATCCGTCTGACGAGGGGCGGCCCAATAAATGGCATTTTCGTAAAGTGCAGAAGCGCTCCGGCGAGCTGGTGGATTTTGACATTGACAAACTTGCCGGTTCGATCTTCAATGCTGCCCGTTCGGTCGGGGGCGAGGACTACAATCGCGCCCGCTGGTTGGCAGAACGGGTGGTAGAGTACCTTTACGCCCAGCGTGGTCCGCACATTCCGACGGTTGAGGAGATCGGCGATGCGGTAGAGAAGGTGCTGGTCGAATACGGTCATGCCCAGACTGCCAAAGCGTATATTCTGAAACGGGAAGAGCGGGCGCGGGCAAGGCGGCTGGAGGCGGTGCGGGTTAAGCCCATGTTGTTCGGCAAGCGCGATACAACCGAGTTTGCCCTGTTTGTCCGCTCTTCCGATGATACGATCCGGAAGTGGGACCGTTCGCGGATCAGCCGGGCACTGGTGCGTGAGGCCGGGCTGGAACCGGAAATTGCCGAGGAGATCGCCCGGGAGGTTGAGGAGATGATTGTAGATGCCAATGTCCGGAGGGTAACTTCGAGTCTGGTGCGGGAACTGGTTAATGCCAAGCTGGTGGAGCGGGGACTGGAAGAGGCGCGACGGCGCCATGCCCGGCTTGGGGTACCGATTGCTGATGTGGAGAATCTGATTCTCTACAAGAACCGGGAGAACGCAAATACCCCGCACAATCCCGAGGCGACGAATATGACCCTTGCTGAGTGGACATTGAAACAGTTTGCCCTGAGTTCGGTATTTGATGCTGATATCGCCGATGCTCACACCCGTGGTGATATCCATCTGCATGACCTAGGTTTTATCAATCGACCTTATTGCTCCGGGCAGTCACTGGAGTATGTGAAGAAGTTCGGGCTCAATCTGCCGAATGCGTTATCAATGGCAAAGCCGGCGCGCCATCCGGAGACGCTTCTGGCGCACATGGTCAAATTTTCGGCAGCACTGCAGGGGCATTTTGCCGGGGCGATCGGCTGGGATGCGGTTAACATCTTTTTCGCACCATTTCTGGTCGGGATGAGTGACAAGGAGATTCACCAGCTGGCGCAGATGCTGGTTTTTGAGTATTCCCAGCAGAATGTTGCCCGGGGTGGTCAGGCGATCTTTTCCGACATTAATCTTTACTGGGAGATGCCGGCACATTTTGCCGAGGTGCCGGCAATCGGCCCTGGTGGTGAGTATACCGGCAAGAAATATGGTGAGTATCTGAACGAGGCACAGCGGTTTGTCTGGGCGATATTTGATGTTTACCGGGACGGTGACGGTTCCGGTCGGCCGTTTTTCTTCCCCAAACCGCTCGTCCATATCACCGAGAACTTCTTTAGGACCCCTCATTATCAGGATTTTCTCAATCATATCGCCGATGTCGCTGCCGAGAAGGGTAATACCTATTTTGTCTTTGACCGGGGCAAGACCGCCAAGATCAGTGAGTGCTGCCGGCTCAGTTTCAAGCTGGATGAGCATGATATGAATGATGCCAGAACCCCATGGAAGATGCGCTACTGTGCACTGCAGAATGTGACGATCAATCTGCCCCGGGTGGCTTTTCTTGCCAATCATGATGATGAGGTGCTGTTTTCACTTCTGCGGGAGCGGATGGAGATGGTTGCCCGGGCGCACGAAGAGAAGCGGACTTTCATTGAAAAGCTTCTGGCACTGAAGTCAGAGGGACCGCTTGCGCTGCTGACCATGGATGCGGATGGCGAACCCTATCTGCGGATGCACCGGGTGACCTATCTTGTCGGCGTTTTGGGTTTGAATGAGATGGTGCAGTATCACTTGGGCAAGGAGCTCCATGAAAGCGAGGAGGCGTTCAGGTTCGGTTTGAAAGTGATGGCGTTTCTCAATCTGGAGTGCCGGCGTCTGGCAGCGGAACACAAAATGCGACTGGTTATCGAGCAGACTCCGGCTGAGTCAACGGCGTTCCGGCTGGCAAAGCTGGATCTGGAGCTCTATCCGGAGCAGGCACAGCAGGTGGTCAAGGGCGATCTGCAGTCCGGAGCGGTTTATTATACGAACTCCACCTATCTGAATATCGGAGCGGCGATCGATCCGATTGAGCGGGTTTACCTTGAGGGCAAGTTTCACGATATGATTGAGGCGGGCGCGCTGACTCATGTCTGGCTGGCAGATTCCCGGCCGCCAAAGGAGGCGATTGCCAATTTTGTGCTTAAGACCTATCACCGGACCCGGAATGCCCAGATTGCCTTTTCACCTGAGTTCACGACCTGTGCACGGTGTCACCGGACGAGCCGGGGTCTCAATGCCACCTGTCCCTACTGCCATTCAGCCGAAGTAGACTACATCACGCGGGTGACCGGGTACTTTTCCCGGGTTTCCGGCTGGAACGCCGGGAAGAAGCAGGAGCTCAAGGACCGGTTCAAGAGTGACCTGATAAATATCAATCCGGTCCGGGTGCCGATTCTGCGGTTTCAGGAATTGTGA